Proteins encoded together in one Eubalaena glacialis isolate mEubGla1 chromosome 7, mEubGla1.1.hap2.+ XY, whole genome shotgun sequence window:
- the OPN5 gene encoding opsin-5 yields the protein MALNHTAPALDERLPYYLREGDPFASKLSWEADLVAGFYLTIIGILSTFGNGYVLYMSSRRKKKLKPAEIMTINLAICDLGISVVGKPFTIISCFCHRWVFGWIGCRWYGWAGFFFGCGSLITMTAVSLDRYLKICYLSYGVWLKRKHAYICLAVIWAYASFWTTMPLVGLGDYAPEPFGTSCTLDWWLAQASVGGQIFILNILFFCLLLPTAVIVFSYVKIIAKVKSSSKEVAHFDSRIHSSHVLEMKLTKVAMLICAGFLIAWIPYAVVSVWSAFGRPDSIPIQLSVVPTLLAKSAAVYNPIIYQVIDYKFACCQTGGLKATKKKSLEDFRLHTVTTVRKSSAVLEIHQEV from the exons ATGGCTTTGAACCACACGGCTCCGGCCCTGGATGAGCGCCTGCCGTACTACCTTCGGGAGGGGGATCCCTTTGCTTCCAAACTTTCATGGGAAGCGGATTTAGTGGCTGGCTTTTACTTAACAATCATTG GGATTCTGTCCACATTTGGAAATGGGTATGTCCTTTATATGTCTTCTAGACGAAAAAAGAAGCTGAAACCTGCGGAAATAATGACTATCAATTTAGCAATCTGTGATCTGGGGATTTCAG TTGTAGGCAAACCgttcaccatcatctcttgcttcTGTCACCGCTGGGTGTTTGGCTGGATTGGCTGCCGCTGGTATGGATGGGCTGGATTTTTCTTTGGCTGTGGAAGTCTTATCACTATGACTGCTGTCAGCCTGGACCGATACTTGAAAATCTGCTATTTATCGTATG GGGTTTGGCTGAAAAGAAAGCACGCCTACATCTGCCTGGCCGTCATCTGGGCCTATGCTTCCTTCTGGACCACCATGCCCTTGGTAGGTCTGGGGGACTACGCACCTGAGCCCTTCGGAACCTCGTGCACTCTGGACTGGTGGCTGGCCCAGGCCTCAGTAGGGGGCCAGATTTTCATCCTGAACATCCTCTTCTTCTGCCTCTTGCTCCCAACGGCTGTGATCGTGTTCTCCTATGTGAAGATCATTGCTAAGGTTAAGTCCTCCTCCAAAGAAGTAGCTCATTTTGACAGTCGGATCCATAGCAGCCATGTGCTGGAAATGAAACTGACCAAG GTAGCGATGTTGATTTGTGCTGGCTTCCTGATCGCCTGGATTCCTTACGCAGTGGTCTCCGTGTGGTCAGCTTTTGGAAGGCCAGACTCCATCCCCATACAACTCTCTGTGGTGCCAACCCTCCTGGCAAAATCAGCAGCAGTGTACAACCCCATCATTTACCAGGTCATCGATTACAAATTTGCCTGTTGCCAAACTGGTGGTTTGAAAGCCACCAAGAAGAAATCTTTGGAAGACTTCAG GCTGCACACCGTGACCACAGTCAGGAAGTCTTCTGCTGTGCTGGAAATCCATCAAGAGGTATGA